The following coding sequences are from one Capsicum annuum cultivar UCD-10X-F1 chromosome 3, UCD10Xv1.1, whole genome shotgun sequence window:
- the LOC124896843 gene encoding uncharacterized protein LOC124896843, with protein sequence MNWKKATELRLEQLNEMDEFHLGAYERADLYKERMKNYHDRRTEKRNFRFGDWVLLFNSRLKLFLGKLKSRWSGPFKVSHVFPSDVVELEIKDGSLFKVNEQKD encoded by the coding sequence ATGAACTGGAAGAAAGCAACCGAGTTAAGGTTGGAacaattgaatgagatggatgaatttcatcTCGGAGCTTATGAAAGAGCTGACCTGTATAAAGAGAGGATGAAGAACTACCATGATCGAAGAACAGAGAAGAGAAACTTTCGttttggtgattgggtgttattATTCAACTCTCGACTTAAGCTCTTTCTGGGTAAATTGAAATCAAGATGGTCGGGACCTTTCAAAGTGAGTCATGTTTTTCCATCAGATGTGGTAGAACTTGAAATTAAAGATGGAAGTTTGTTTAAAGTTAACGAGCAAAAGGATTAA
- the LOC124896844 gene encoding uncharacterized protein LOC124896844: MEMLKQLTVNVPLVEALEQLLGYAKFMKDLVMKKRHMSHELVDNLHHCDAISTRSLVQKKAIPGAFTIPYTIGSLDFAKVLCDLRVSINLMPLAIYMKLDLGDHTPTTYYEVDYEVPIILGKPFLTIGSVLIDLRANKLQFRLNDEVVRFDVCQFKKKPKDMSVFSIVDIYYEDEKEVPIEKKFAVKTLFAVLMNFDSEGIEEYEDTVCALTGIESYSYAPKKMDLDLENRPTPPAKLSIDKDQEKTTFSCPYGTFAFKQMPFGLCNAPTTFQRCVMSIFSDIVENTLEVFMDDFSVVGDSFELCLGVHSFLGHDRFYHRFIKDFSKITNPLCKLLERESKFVFDEECKKAFECLKEKLVTAPIIVASDWSKPFKIMCDTSGVALGAVLGQKKEKLFDPIYYVSKALNGTQKNHTVTEHELLAVVYAFEKLCAYLWRIPEVDMFNILEVCHASPIGGHHAGDRIARKVEAIAFDDNKGKRVVAFLKKNIFSRFGVPRTIISDGGSHFCNQVFRDALLKYSVKQHKVAMPYHPQTSGQVDVLTQEIKAILAKTVNASRKDWS; encoded by the exons ATGGAGATGCTAAAACAACTGACAGTGAATGTACCTTTAGTGGAGGCATTAGAGCAGTTGCTTgggtatgctaagtttatgaaagacctggtGATGAAGAAGAGACACATGAGCCACGAACTGGTGGATAACCTTCACCACTGCGATGCTATTTcaacaaggtctttagtgcaaaAAAAAGCGATTCCAGGAGCATTTACTATTCCTTATACTATCGGGTCTCTTGATTttgctaaggtcttgtgtgatcTGAGAGTGAGTATTAACCTGATGCCGCTAGCTATTTATATGAAGTTGGATTTGGGGGATCATACACCCACAACAT ACTACGAGGTGGATtatgaggtacccataatcttgggtaaaCCTTTTCTCACAATCGGGAGTGTCCTTATTGATTTGAGGGCCAATAAGTTACAGTTCAGGCTTAATGATGAGGTGGTTCGCTTTGATGTGTGCCAATTTAAGAAGAAACCCAAGGATATGAGTGTAttttccattgttgatatttattatgaagaTGAGAAAGAGGTtccaattgagaagaaatttgcTGTGAAAACTCTGTTTGcagtcttgatgaattttgatagtgaaggTATCGAGGAGTACGAAGATACAGTGTGTGCTTTGACGGGAATAGAATCTTATTCATATGCTCCCAAGAAAATGGACTTAGATCTGGAAAATCGACCAACACCTCCAGCTAAGTTATCTATCGATA aagatcaggagaagacgacgTTCAGTTGCCCGTATGGTACTTTTGCTTTCAAACAGATGCCTTTTGGCTTATGTAATGCACCCACCACGTTCCAACGGTGCGTGATGTCTATATTCTCCGACATAGTGGAGaacaccttggaggtgttcatggatgatttttcagtggTGGGTGATTCTTTTGAACTATGCTTG ggagtgcatagtttcTTGGGTCACGATAGATTCTACCACCGATTTATTAAGGACTTCTCCAAGATCACCAATCCACTATGCAAATTATTGGAGAGGGAATCTAAGTTTGTATTTGATGAGGAGTGCAAGAAGGCATTCGAATGCCTTAAGGAGAAGCTCGTTACTGCTCCTATTATTGTGGCTTCAGACTGGTCTAAGCCTTTTAAAATTATGTGCGACACAAGTGGAGTAGCACTGGGTGCTGTTCTTGGACAGAAGAAAGAGAAATTATTCGACCCCATTTACTATGTGAGTAAGGCATTAAATGGGACACAGAAGAATCACACTGTTACTGAGCATGAACTTCTCGCAGTCGTCTATGCATTTGAGAAGTTATGTGCTTACCT GTGGCGTATTCCAGAGGTGGACATGTTTAATATCCTGGAAGTTTGTCATGCTTCTCCGattgggggtcaccatgcaggtgatcgtaTTGCAAGGAAA GTTGAAGCCATTGCTTTTGACGATAATAAAGGAAAGAGAGTGGTTGCATTTCTTaagaagaatatcttctctcgctttggggtaccacgtaccatcataAGTGACGGTGGATCACACTTTTGTAACCAAGTGTTTCGAGATGCTTTGTTGAAATATAGTGTGAAACAACATAAGGTTGCTATGCCATATCACCCACAGACCAGTGGGCAAGTGGATGTTTTGACCCAGGAGATAAAAGCAATTTTGGCTAAAACGGTGAATGCGAGCAGAAAAGATTGGTCTTGA